In Streptantibioticus cattleyicolor NRRL 8057 = DSM 46488, a genomic segment contains:
- a CDS encoding LysR family transcriptional regulator codes for METRELRYFVAVAEELHFGRAALRLGIAQPPLSRAISRLERRLGVTLLERTSRAVALTEAGAVLLAEARAALDAVEAAERRTRRAAHPTNGVVLATKAGASGDLLAELLDVYAAEPDAVTVDLLLCGIGEQERMLRDGRADVALLHLPYDGTAGFDTEELRVERQVVVLPAGHPLTGRDHVRMAEVTDLPGLPVPRWPGRDGTYPDGPGPKARDHTQLFQLIALGRACWIAPESCRTQLREGLAALPVVDAPPVTTVLAWPPQSRSRGVAGLVRVGVREFRAGRGEFSQARGTTTARSGAR; via the coding sequence GTTGCACTTCGGGCGGGCCGCGCTACGGCTCGGGATCGCGCAGCCCCCGTTGTCGCGGGCGATCAGCCGGCTCGAACGGCGCCTGGGCGTCACGCTGCTGGAACGCACCAGTCGCGCGGTCGCCCTGACCGAGGCGGGGGCGGTGCTCCTCGCGGAGGCCCGGGCGGCGCTCGACGCGGTGGAGGCCGCCGAACGCCGTACCCGCCGCGCCGCGCACCCCACGAACGGCGTGGTCCTCGCCACGAAGGCCGGCGCCTCCGGCGACCTGCTGGCGGAACTCCTCGACGTCTACGCCGCCGAGCCCGACGCGGTCACCGTCGACCTGCTCCTGTGCGGGATCGGCGAGCAGGAACGCATGCTGCGCGACGGCCGGGCCGACGTGGCCCTGCTGCACCTGCCGTACGACGGCACCGCCGGATTCGACACCGAGGAACTACGCGTGGAGCGGCAGGTGGTGGTGCTTCCGGCCGGGCATCCCCTGACCGGACGCGACCACGTACGGATGGCCGAGGTCACCGATCTTCCCGGCCTGCCGGTACCGCGATGGCCCGGCCGTGACGGTACGTACCCGGACGGCCCCGGCCCGAAGGCCCGGGACCATACGCAACTGTTCCAGCTCATCGCGCTCGGCCGCGCCTGCTGGATCGCGCCGGAATCGTGCCGCACCCAGCTGCGCGAGGGGCTGGCCGCCCTCCCGGTCGTGGACGCGCCGCCCGTCACGACGGTGCTGGCATGGCCGCCGCAGAGCCGGTCGAGGGGGGTGGCGGGGTTGGTGAGGGTGGGGGTGCGGGAGTTCCGCGCGGGGCGCGGGGAGTTCTCGCAGGCACGAGGTACGACGACGGCGCGGTCCGGCGCGCGGTAA
- a CDS encoding DUF3291 domain-containing protein, with the protein MPHLALYTFSVLKSPLADPAPLTDEFYDIGEAVYREIGQRSGYLAHAEAADAERGVLFGADWGAWGEFTVPTWYGKGRTRETTALAATLSLWTGLRPAFDAIYTGLHRAALNRRYDWFERTGHPNYVAWWVSDDAIPTWRDGVSRLQHLHDHDPAPHAFTFHHAFAPDATPARLKGNGYA; encoded by the coding sequence ATGCCCCATCTCGCGCTGTACACATTCAGCGTCCTGAAGTCACCTCTCGCCGATCCCGCACCTCTCACGGACGAGTTCTACGACATCGGTGAGGCCGTCTACCGGGAGATCGGTCAGCGCTCCGGGTACCTCGCGCATGCCGAAGCGGCGGACGCGGAGCGGGGCGTGCTCTTCGGGGCGGACTGGGGTGCGTGGGGAGAGTTCACCGTACCGACCTGGTACGGCAAGGGCCGTACGCGGGAAACCACCGCCCTGGCCGCGACCCTCTCGCTCTGGACCGGCCTGCGTCCCGCCTTCGACGCCATCTACACCGGTCTGCACCGTGCGGCGCTGAACAGGCGTTACGACTGGTTCGAAAGGACGGGGCACCCGAACTACGTGGCCTGGTGGGTCTCCGACGACGCAATACCCACCTGGCGGGACGGGGTGTCCAGGCTGCAACACCTCCATGACCACGACCCCGCACCGCACGCCTTCACCTTCCACCACGCGTTCGCCCCGGACGCGACCCCGGCCAGGCTCAAAGGGAACGGATACGCCTGA